In Zalophus californianus isolate mZalCal1 chromosome 17, mZalCal1.pri.v2, whole genome shotgun sequence, one DNA window encodes the following:
- the ZDHHC7 gene encoding palmitoyltransferase ZDHHC7: MPSSGHRLRDVEHHPLLAENDSYDSSSSSSSEADAADRVWFIRDGCGMICAVMTWLLVVYADFVVTFVMLLPSKDFWYSVVNGVLFNCLALLALSSHLRTMLTDPGAVPKGNATKEYMESLQLKPGEVIYKCPKCCCIKPERAHHCSICKRCIRKMDHHCPWVNNCVGEKNQRFFVLFTMYIALSSVHALILCGLQFVSCVRGQWTECSDFSPPVTVILLIFLCLESLLFFTFTAVMFGTQIHSICNDETEIERLKSEKPTWERRLRWEGMRSVFGGPPSLLWMNPFVGFRFGRLQTRPRKGGPEFSV, encoded by the exons ATGCCGTCATCAGGACACCGGCTTCGGGATGTGGAACATCATCCTCTCCTGGCTGAAAATGACAGTTACGACTCTTCGTCCTCCTCTTCCTCGGAGGCTGACGCGGCCGACAGGGTCTGGTTCATCCGCGACGGCTGCGGCATGATCTGTGCCGTCATGACGTGGCTCCTGGTCGTCTATGCGGACTTTGTGGTGACATTCGTCATGCTGCTGCCTTCCAAAGACTTCTGGTACTCTGTGGTCAACGGCGTCCTGTTTAACTGCCTCGCGTTGCTGGCCCTGTCGTCCCACCTGAGAACCATGCTCACCGACCCC GGGGCGGTACCCAAAGGAAATGCTACTAAAGAGTACATGGAGAGTTTGCAGCTGAAGCCTGGAGAGGTCATCTACAAGTGCCCAAAGTGCTGCTGCATCAAGCCTGAGCGCGCCCACCACTGCAG TATTTGCAAAAGATGTATTCGAAAAATGGATCATCACTGCCCGTGGGTGAACAACTGTGTAggagaaaagaatcagagatttTTTGTGCTCTTCACT ATGTACATAGCTCTGTCCTCAGTCCACGCTCTGATCCTCTGTGGACTCCAGTTCGTATCCTGTGTCCGAGGGCAGTGGACTG AATGCAGTGACTTCTCACCTCCGGTGACTGTAATCCTGTTGATCTTCCTGTGCCTTGAGAgtcttctgtttttcactttcactgCAGTTATGTTTGGCACCCAGATCCACTCCATATGCAACGATGAAACG GAGATCGAGAGGCTGAAGAGTGAGAAGCCGACGTGGGAGCGGAGACTGCGATGGGAGGGGATGCGGTCTGTCTTCGGAgggcccccctccctcctctggatGAACCCCTTTGTCGGCTTCCGGTTTGGGCGGCTGCAGACCAGACCCAGGAAAGGGGGCCCAGAGTTCTCTGTCTGA